Proteins from a genomic interval of Papaver somniferum cultivar HN1 chromosome 4, ASM357369v1, whole genome shotgun sequence:
- the LOC113273036 gene encoding uncharacterized protein LOC113273036 produces MSREDSQPITVRFDGTNYNHWSFLMRSFLKGKSMWKYVDGIEKKSTTSSYVEKGKENETQKKDPKEEWEINNHRILTWIGNTVIPSISMQLTGFEVAKDAWDFLSKRYTQINFAQRYKLEQDIISMKQSHDQFISVFHSEMSLIWNQLALTEPIWTVDLEL; encoded by the coding sequence atgtcaagagaagattctcaacctaTCACTGTCCGTTTTGATGGAACCAATTACAATCACTGGTCATTCCTCATGAGGAGTTTTCTTAAAGGAAAGAGTATGTGGAAGTATGTTGATGGTATAGAAAAGAAATCTACAACAAGCAGTTATgttgaaaaagggaaagaaaatgaaacacagAAAAAGGATCCAAAAGAAGAATGGGAGATTAACAATCACAGGATTCTCACTTGGATTGGAAACACAGTCATTCCTTCCATAAGCATGCAACTCACAGGTTTTGAGGTagccaaagatgcatgggattttCTTTCGAAAAGGTACACCCAAATCAACTTTGCTCAGAGGTATAAACTCGAACAAGATATTATATCTATGAAACAATCGCATGATCAGTTTATTTCTGTTTTTCATTCTGAGATGTCTTTAATCTGGAATCAATTAGCACTCACGGAACCAATATGGACCGTAGATTTGGAATTGTGA